Part of the Niallia alba genome is shown below.
ATTTGTTGATTCGTGTTCCTCCTAAAAAGGAAGATGTATTTATCACAGAAGCAAAAAAGGTAGGAATAAAAGTATATTCTACGAAACCATATTATTCTCAGGAAAGAGAGGATTATCCTCTATTATTAGGTTTTGGGGGATTGAAAGAAAAGGAAGTGGAAGAAGGAATTCAACATTTAGCACAAGTTTGGTTTACATAAGGAGGAATATTTTTGGTATCAGTACGAACATTTTTAATTGGAATAATCGTTGCATTTTCTGCTTTCTTTGTTTTGGATAACTATTTTTCTTATCCCATATTTTTGAATATATTTATTTGTTATATCCTCGTATTTATTACAATGTATATCGCATCCTTGTTTAGCATTCATACAACGAGAAACATGACGAAGTTGGAGAAGTTATTTAGAAAGAACAGAAAGCATCCATATTATAGTTTTGTCCATGCATTAAGTAATAAAGATGATAAAAGGGTAATTACAAGTTATCGAAAACTAATCAAACGGAAAAAATATCAATCACAATTTGCTCTATTCACGATTTTATTTTCTCTTTATTTTGGAAAAACGTTAGGTCTGAGAGAAGAAGCGGAGAAAATAAAACAATTGGAAATAAAGTCCTACTACTTGGCGTTAATAAATATAGAAGAAAGTCAGTTTAAAGAAGCGAAGAAAATAATAACAACCATAACAAAGAAATGGATGAAAGAAGCACTGTTAGCAGAAATCGCTTTAAAAAAGGGGGAAGATGAAGTAGCGAAAAAGCATGCTAAAAGTGCTTTAAAGCATACGAAAGGTATTCAATATTATGTGTTGAAAAAAGGGTATGAAAGAGAATTTGCGTTATAGAAATTGAATTGGAATAGTAGTGGACTGTATCTTGTTTAGCTGTTTTTCTTTCCGAATGAAAATTTCAAGAATTTGATTTGCGTATATGGCGCAAATTGGATTTTGTGTAATCGGGATTGGAAAATCAATCGTTCTTTGTTTTTGTTCCCAACGACCAGAATCTTGGATGTTTGCTTTAATAGTAAGCAAATTCTTTCTTACAGAAAGGTGGATACTGTTTTCTAGACAGTTTGGTAATAATGCTTCAACAATATATTCCTTTTCTGTTTCGTACACGTCAATCCGAAATTCTGTTTCATCTAAAATGGAAGTCAGTGGATCAAGAAAATGATTTTTCAACCATTCATCCATTAAATGAATCCAGTTATCATCATTCATATATAGTCCTCCTTAGTATATTTAGCTTATTCTAAAGAGGGGAAAAGGTGATGATGATTCCAAAAAAAAGGTTGTCTAAAGGTAGGGAAAGTCCTACTTAGACAACCTTTTTTCTTAGTCATTATTTTCTACATATGGTTCATGTTCATAAGCAGGCAAGTCACCGAATGTCGTCATAATACCTTCTTCATCCAAACTTTGTTCATAGCGTTTATGCTGTTCATTAGGATAAATGGTTATATTTTTTCCTTCTATATCTACTCCGACAAAGTTTTCATAGTCTTCAACATAGCCAATATTTTCATTGCTCTCTGTGTATACGTCATTATAATCGTCATACACTAGATTGGCAAAATCAGATGGTGTTTCTGAAGTACCCCAACTGGCAACCTCTTGCCACGAATCTTCGGCATCGAATCCGACTGATTCATCTTTATTATCCATATCAAATTTGCCAAAAGGAGGCGTTAATATTTCCTCTTCTACAGGACGATTATCCGAAATTTTCTGATCAGGAGAATGCTCCTTGCAGTAAAGAGTAGTAGGTATAACTTCCAGCCTCTCAATCGGGATATCTTGAGAACACTCTGTACACTTTCCGTATGTTCCTTCTTCTATTGCTTTTAATGCACGTATTACCCCCATATACTCATGGTGATAATGTTCCGCCAGTGCGATATCTTTTTCTCTTTCAAATAACTCTGTTCCTTCATCTCCTGGATGATTATCATAACTAGATAGTTCCCCAACAGATTCATGGTAATGTCCATGTTTCAAATCCAAGTTGTCATTTTGTTCAAATCTTACTTCTAGATCTCTTTTTTGTTCATCCAATATTTTTTGAAAATGGGACATTTCTTGTTTATTTAGCATAAGAACCTAATCCTTTCGAGAATTCGTTTGCTTTATTAGTATGAGCAAAACGATTAAGAACATTAAAGGAAATATGTACATATCATTTTTTAAAATAAATGACAACGATTTTAATTTTATACCCTTACGCAAAACGTTAAAAATTGCTAGGGGATAGAGTACTTTATATGGGGAAAATATCAAGGTAATTCATATTAGTATGGAGGATATAGATGCATGGAATCAAAAAAACTAGCACTACATGAATCACTGGACTTACATGAAGTAATTAATTTCAAAACACTATGTCTTGCGAAATCAAAATTAATGCAAGGGCTTGTTTTTGATCAAGATTTGAAAGACTTAATGAAAAAAGATGTAAATCAATCGATTCAAGCCCTTTCTGAACTAAGAGAAATATACAAGCAGGTGCCATTTGAAACAGATGTTCCGCAAAGTCGTCCAACACCAATTATAAATGGAGAGGAAGGTGTTACTCATTGAATCATGATCATTTAGATCCGATTAATGCTTTAAACATGCCAGAGATTGCAGACATGACATTTGCGATGGATTTTCTTGTTCGAGCAAAAGAGAGTGTCAGAAATATCGCGACAGTTTTAACAGAAACTGCATCGCCAGAATTAAGAGTTCTTTTAAGAAAACAGCTTAAACAAGCAATAAGCATGCATCAAGAAATAACCGAATTAATGATCGAGAAAAAATGGTTTCACCCTCATGATTTAAGCGAGCAGTATCAATTAGATCAGCTTTCTGCAAAGAATACGATCATGATTGGCAATATGAATTTATTTCCTGTTGAAACAAATCGAAAAGGCATGTTTGATCGCACGCCGGATCAACATTAGACATGGAGGTTATATGTAGATGAAAGCAGTAACATATCAAGGTATTAAAAATGTGGAAGTAAAGGAAGTAGAGGATCCAAAGATTTTAAAGCCAGATGATATGATTATCAAGGTCACGAGTACAGCCATTTGCGGATCTGATTTGCATTTGATTCACGGAATGATGCCGAATTTACAAGAAAACTATATTATTGGACATGAGCCAATGGGAATTGTTGAAGAAGTTGGCCCAGGAGTAACGAAGCTTAAGAAAGGTGATCGTGTTATAATCCCCTTCAATATTGCTTGTGGTGAGTGTCAATATTGTAAAAGTAATTTGGAAAGCCAATGTGATAACTCAAATGATAATGGAGATATTGGAGCTTATTTTGGCTATTCAGGAAGTGCTGGTGGCTATCCTGGTGGGCAAGCAGAATATTTAAGAGTGCCTTTTGCGAATTTCACTCACTTTAAGATTCCAGAAACATGTGAAGAACCGGATGAAAAACTAACTGTTATTGCTGATGCCATGACGACTGGTTTTTGGAGTGTAGAGAATGCGGGAGTGAAAGAAGGGGATACAGTAATTGTCTTTGGTTGTGGACCAGTTGGACTTTTCTCCCAGAAATTCGCTTGGCTTAAAGGTGCAAAGCGTGTCATTGCAGTAGATTATGTTGATTATCGATTACAGCATGCGAAGCGTACCAATAATGTAGAAATCATTAATTTTGAACATATAGAAAATGTTGGTGCTTATTTAAAAGAAATAACAAAAGGTGGAGCCGATGTTGTTATTGATGCAGTTGGAATGGATGGGAAGATGACTGATTTAGAATTTCTTGCAAGTGGATTGAAGCTACAAGGTGGTACGATAAATGCTCTTGTGATGGCTGCTCAAGCCGTTCGGAAATGTGGAACGATCCAAATCACTGGCGTATATGGTGGAAGATATAATAGTTTTCCATTAGGAGACATCATGCAACGCAATGTCAACATCCGTTCTGGACAAGCTCCGGTTATTCATTATATGCCCCACATGTTTGAATTAGTTTCTTCTGGAAAAATTGATCCAGGCGATGTAGTAAGTCACGTTTTGCCTCTCAGTGAAGCAAAACGAGGATATGAAATTTTTGACACGAAAACAGATAATTGTATAAAAGTTGTATTAAAACCATAAGGAAGGCAGGAGAGCAAAATGGATTATGTATTACATGAAGTATTAGAAGTTCAAGAATTGGCAGCTTTTAAGACGATTTGTTTAACTAAAGCAAAAACAATGCGCGCTCTCGTTACAGACCCTCAGTTAAAAGAGATGATGTTGAGAGATGTGGATATTTCAACTAGGCAGCTACAAGAATTTTCAACTATTTTAGCAAAAGCAACAGAGCTGGAAGGATTAGGAGTGAAGCGTGTATGAATTCCATTATTGAATATTTAACAGGGCTGGATGTATTAACAGATCAAATGATAGCGACAGACCTATTGATTTCGGCAAAAAGCGGAATAAGAAATTATGCAATGGCCATAACTGAAACAGGTCATCCGGAAATTAAAGCAATACTCGCTCGCCATTTGGATGAAGCCCTAGATATGCATGAAATGCTTTCCACATATATGACTGAAAAAGGCTGGTACAATGCGTGGGAACCGAAAGAGCAAATGAATCTTAATTTGCAAAATATAAATACGGCCATAAATTTGCCAACCTTATAAGAAAAAAAGGAACTTGTTCTGAGAAACAGTTCCTTTTTGTTAGGATAGAGGTGTTGAAAACTAACTTAACAGTATAATTTCACTAAAATATTTACCGATAAAAAACAATTTCTCATGTAAATTCCTGTGTTAATAGGTGTTTATAAAATGAAAATCACAAATTTTTTTGAAAAAAATCACTAGTGTTGCATAAATATTGTCGCAATTTTCAGTCTCATTATCCTCCTTGTTTAGAGCCAAAAAGGTAAATACCTATTCAAAGGTGGCTCCATCCATTTGGTTTTTTTTTACAATTAGACTTGTGCGACAACAACAATTTGCTTATTAAGGGATGGCTTTCCCTTCAATCTTTCGAAGCCAGATATGGGCTGGTTTCCACAATGCAGCCCTTAAATAACGGCTAATTTGTAAGGTTTTTCGCTTACTTCTTGTTTCAAGTTGTACGAGAACATGTAGGCAAAAAACAATCAGTGCGATAAACACTTGGTTTTGAATCGCCCATTCACTTTGACCGTAGAACTTTTTGATGCTGAGATGCTGTTTGATCCATTTAAAGAACAACTCAATTGCCCACCGTGATTTGTACATCTCTGAAATTTCTTCGGCACTCAAATCAAAACGATTGGTAATTAAATGCAGTTCATTTCCTTTTGAATCCATCACTTTTAGAAGACGAAAGTAATTTTCAGCACGGTTTTGAGTCGTACCAATCAACACCATTTGATCTGACAAAACAGCTGAATTCTCGGGTAGTTTAAAATTATAAACTTCCCGTATGACTGCGTTTTTCCGTAGCCTTGAAAGAAAAAAGTAACCATCATCTGTCATTCGGTCAAAGCGCTCGTAATCTAGGTAGCCACGGTCAAACACATACATGCATTCTTTATCATCAACCATGATTTCAAGCTGACCACGATCATGTTCTTTTGCCGTTGTTAAAACAGCCTTTTCAGGATAGGAACTCCCTTTTTCCATAAACACAAGTCTCAAATGCAACTTGACACCCGCTTTTGTTTTGCGGAACTTTGCCCATTTATGATTGGTCAAATTAAGTGGCAATGTGCTTGAATCAATGATTTTTAACGGCATAATAAGCTTTGTATAATGTGTTTTTGCATGAATTTGTGCGACTAAATCAAGGAAAAGCCTTTGAAATAAATCTGGATTTATACCGTTTAATCGGCGTGAGAGCTGAGAAATACTGATTGAATCAAGATCAATGCCTTTTTGTAGTTGGTCGTCGAAAAGACAATCGCTTAGCTCATGCAAACTTTCGACTTCTTGTAGCTGTGCAAAAAGGAGTAATTTTAGAAATGAGTCTGTTTTTAGTTTTTTCGTATAGTAATCTAATTTCAACGTTTTCACGGTTTCTTCAAAAAGTTGAAGATTTATTGGTGAAAACCATTGTCCAAATGAAGTTTTTCGTGTAATCTTGTCCATGAGTTGGTCCTTTTTTAGTGGATTTGGACGGGTTACCACCTGACTTATCCATTATAAAGGACTTTTTCTTTGCATAAAATAATAAAATTGAACATTTTGAGTATTTTTAATAGTAAAAATAAATTAATGCAACACTAGTGGAAAAAAATATATTTTTTATCTTGAAAGCCTTTTCAAAAGGTGTTATTATTCGTATATGCCAGGTAATTATATTAGTGATTTTGAAGAAAAGTTTACTGGTTTTAAAAGAAACAAGAAGAGGGTTTTAAAAATGGCAACGATTAAAGAAATTGCGGATAAGTCGAATGTATCAGCATCAACTGTTTCACGAGTGCTAAATAATGATCATACACTTACCGTTCAGGCAAAAACAAGAGAACGTATTCTTCGAGTTGCCAAAGAGCTCGGTTATGAAACGATCTTAGAAAGACGGTTAAAGCAAAAACAGCAGGATACAAAACATGTTGGTATTATGCTAACTCAATCATTGGATGAAGAAATAAGTGATCCTTATTTTCTATCGATTCGTCAAGGGATTGAAATGGAACTAGCCCATAATGGAATCAAAACGGCTACTTTTCGCTTACATGAAACAGAAGGAAATCAAATGATTGAAGAACTTGATGGGTTAATTGTCGTCGGCAGAGTGAAAGAGTCTACCTTAAAAGCAATCAGCAGGGTGGATAATGTGGTTTACATAAATCATTCTCCTAACGAAGACCTCTATGATTCTGTCGTTATCAATTTTGAACGTGCTACAGAAAAAGCATTGCGCCACTTATTAGCTACTGGATACAAACGAATTGGCTACATTGGTGGGAAGGAAATGGAACACTTGAAAAATCAAAAGCTTCTTTCAGAAGATAAACGTCTCACCACTTTTGAACGTTACATGAAAGAAAAAAACTTATATGATCAAGAGTCTATTTTTATTGGTGAGTATACAATGGCACAGGGCTATCAATTGATGAAAAAAGCCATTCAAGCATCAAAGTTACCAGAAGCATTTTTTATTGGCAGTGATCCAATGGCGATTGGAGCTTTAAGAGCTTTACAAGAAGCAAATCTTCATGTACCCGAAGATGTGGCCATTATTAGTTTCGATGATATTGAGGCAGCGAAATTCGCGAGTACACCATTAACAACAATTAGAGTTCATACGAAAGAAATGGGTCAAACAGGGGTAAAACTTTTGCTAGACCGGCTAAATGGCAGGGAACTTCCGTTGACTGTTACGCTCCCAACAGAATTGGTTATTAGGGAAAGCTGCGGAGGGAAATAAAATAACTCTTTTTAAGGGGGTGATGAACGAATTGGCGTAAAAAGTATTCATATGTGTATAGCCCTCCCAGCACCAAATTCTTGGTGCCAGGTTCAAAGTGATGGCAGTCACTTTTTTGCGGGCGGCTAAACTCCACCAACGAAAGGGAGCTTAATTCTATTATATAGATGCTCCTAAAAACCAGCAAGAGAACGAACTCGAAAATTAGGTGAAAGTACCTAGTGTTTTCAAAATACGAAATTTTAGGGGGCGTTTTTTAATGAAAAGGCTTTTAAAAACTATGGCGATTGCTATTGCTTTAACAACGATTGCAACTGGATGTAGTAAATCTTCAGGTGGTAATGAAGCAAATGGTGGTAAGACTGTCGTTACGATGTATTCGACAGTGACAAATGAAGCAGATAAAATTACAATGCAAAATGTTGTTGAAAAATTCGAAAAAGAAAATCCTGATATCGATATTAAAGAAAATTATCCTGCTGACGGTTATGAAGGAATGCTTCGTGTTAAGATGGCTGCGAATGATATGCCAGACTTATTTGATACCCACGGCTGGGCAATCCATCGTTACGGAGAATATGTAGAAGATTTGAAAGACATGAATTGGGTGCAAGATCTTGACCCGGCGCTAAATCAAATTTTAATGGATGATACCGGGAAAGTTTATGCTTATCCTCTTAATCAGGCAAAGGATGGACTTACATATAATGCAACACTTCTTGAAGAATATGGAATAGAACCTCCAAGAACCTTTGCTGAATTTATGACAGCGCTTGAAACAATTAAGAAAAAAGGAAAGGGAGAAGTGACTCCACTATGGTTTGCTGGCTCTGATAAATCAGCATTCGGCCAGTATTTTGATCAATTTTCAACACCGTTATTAATTACTGGTGAGAAAAATTTTAAGAAGGAATTGCTGGATGGAACGTTTGATTGGTCCAATTACACATTTCTAGCAGAAAAATTAAAGGAAATGCAAGATAAGAAGCTCCTTAATGAAGATGTCTTGACCGCTCAAAATCATCAAATGGTAGACTTAATGGCTCAAAGTAAAATTGCGTTTATAGTTGGCGGTGGCATGCTCGGTCCTTCTGTAGAAGAATTAAATCCAGATGTTAAACTTGGCATCACTCCAATGCCTGTAATCAAAGAAGGCGACGAACCCAGCTGGATTGGTGGCGAACGTCATACATTAGCTGTTTGGAAGGACTCTAAAGTTAAAGAAGAGGCGAAGAAATTTCTGGAATTTATCTCACAGCCAGAAATCGTGAAAGAGATAGCGGAAGGTACTTCACTTCCAGCAGGATTAACGAATACAGAATCAAAAAACTATTACTCTGATTATTACGAGAAGTATAAGGATATTAAAGTAGAGCCTTATTTTGACCGTATCTATTTACCGAGCGGCATGTGGGACCCTATGGGGGCTACTGGTCAGGAATTATTATCTGGGACTATGAAGCCAGAAGATGTTTCGAAAAAGATGGCAGAAGAATATAAGAGATTACTAGAACAAAAGAAATAGCTTTACGGTAGGAGGAACGAGTATCAACATTTGTACCTCTCAATCTAAACTAGGGGATGGTTACTTTGCTAAAAATAGCAACAAATAGGCAGCCAAATACCGACTCTTCTATAGAAGTGAAAAGGAACCGTAAAAAAAGGCAGGAATCCTCCCTTTGGTGGATGTATCTTCCAGCTCTTGCTGCTATCTGTTTTTTCATCTTTTATCCTTTTCTAAACGGAATTAAAATATCTTTTACAAACTGGAACGGGTTTTCACAAAGCTATGACTACATTGGGTTCAGCCAGTATGCAAGAATGCTGAAGGACCCAGATACCTGGCTAGTTGTAAAAAATACCCTTCTGTATGGTGTCGGTAGTACAATTTTACAGAATATTATTGGTTTAGGATATGCGCTTTTATTAAACCAAAGCATTCGTTTTAAGAATTTTACTAGGACAATTGTTTACTTGCCGGTCATTATTAGCCCACTAATTATGGGTTATATCTTTTACTTCTTTTTCGCCTTCCAAGGCGGAGCGCTTAATGATCTGCTTGTATTCCTTGGGCTAGATAAAATTAATGCACTAGCAGATCCGAAAGTGAACATTTGGTTAATAGTATTTGTGAATACTTTCCAATTTGTCGGTATTGCGATGATCATATATCTTGCTGGATTACAAAGTATATCAAAAGATTATTATGAAGCAGTACAAATTGATGGTGCATCTAGTTTTCAGCAATTTAAAAATATCACTTTGCCCATGTTAATGCCTTCTATTACGATCAATATGGTTATCAACATTATTGGTGGGTTGAAGTTGTTTGATGTGATCATCTCGCTTACAGGCGGTGGACCAGGCTATGCTTCTCAATCCATGTCGACATTTATGTACGATCTTTATTTTAATCGCCAGGATGCGGGATATGCAGCAACACAAGGTGTGTTTATGGCAGTCATCATATTAATTCTAAGCTTGGCAGCGCTAGTCTACTTCAAACGAAAGGAGATTGAGGCGTAATGGATTATATGAATAGAAAGAATAAATGGCTCCTTTCTGGAGTTGCGCTTTTGATTGCAGCCTTTCATTTAATCCCTTTCTATATTTTGATTACGACAGCATTAAAGGCGAGGGGAGATTTTAGTTCGAAATGGGTTTTCCCCAACATAATGAATTTTGCCAATTTTAAGGAAGCATGGGAAATGGCTAGTCTTGGCAATGCGCTCACCAATACGGCGATTATTACCACAGTCAGTGCCTTTTTATTAATTGTATTTGGCTCTTTGGCAGCATATCCGCTGGCAAGAAGACAAACAAAGCTAAATAAATTTGTGTTCATGTTCTTTATCGCAGTAATGGTTATCCCTCCTTTAACAGCATTGGTTCCGTTATATAAGCTTGTAGTGGACATAGGAATGATGAATACGCTTGAAATTGCCATCTTGAATAATGTTGCGTCCTTTCTGCCATTAACCATTTTCTTGTATTCAGGATTTATTCGTTCGACAATCCCAAGAGAATTAGAAGAAGCGGCAAAAATCGATGGAGCTAGTACATTAGGAATCTTTTTCCGTATTGTATTTCCGTTATTGAAGCCGGTTACTGCATCTATTTTAATCATTGCCTGTGTATTCATTTGGAACGATTATCAATTCGCTATTTTCTTCCTACAAGCAGAGGAAGTAAAAACAATAACGGTTGCTTTGGCAGGTTTCTTTGGAGAAAATGCTAACCGCATGCATCTTGTAGCTGCAGCAGCAATATTGGCTGTATTGCCAATGGTTGTATTGTTCTTATTATTGCAAAAGCACTTTGTTAAAGGATTAGCATCTGGTTCGGTTAAAGGATAAATACAAGAAAAATTGGAGGATTATAAAATGTCTAAAATTACATTTCTTGGAGCTGGTAGTACGGTATTTGCAAAAAATGTTTTGGGGGATTGCATGTTTGTTGACGCATTAGATGGTTTTGAATTTGCGCTATTCGATATTGATGAACAACGCTTGCGTGATTCTGAACAAATGCTCCATAATTTGAAGGAAAGTCTTGGGAAAAACATTCAGATTAAAGCATTTACAGATCGGAAAGAGTCTTTAAGAGAAGCGAAATATGTTATAAATGCGATACAGGTAGGCGGCTATAAGCCTAGTACAGTGATCGATTTCGAAATTCCGAAAAAGTATGGGTTAAGACAGACTATTGCCGATACAGTTGGAATTGGCGGGATTTTCCGTAATTTAAGAACGATTCCAGTTATGCTGGATTTTGCAAAGGATATGGTAGAGGTTTGTCCTGATGCGCTATTTATGAATTATACAAATCCTATGGCCGTTTTGACTGGAGTTATGAATCGCTATACCAACATTAAAACGGTTGGTTTATGCCACAGTGTGCAAGTATGTACAAAAGATTTATTTGATGCACTAGGTATGGATCGCACTGGTTTAAAGGAAAAAATTGCTGGAATTAATCATATGGCTTGGCTGCTTGAAGTGAGTAAGGATGGGGTGGATTTATATCCTGAAATTAAGCGAAGAGCTCGTGAATTGCAAAAAACAAAGCATGGGGATATGGTTCGGTTTGAACTGATGGATAAATTTGGTTACTATGTGACAGAGTCATCTGAACACAATGCTGAGTATCATCCATACTTTATCAAATCTCGTTATCCTGAGTTAATTGAGCGCTTTAACATTCCACTTGATGAATATCCATCTCGTTGTGAAAAGCAAATTAATAATTGGATAGCCATGAGAGAGGATTTGGTTAACAATAAATCTTTGGATCATGTGCGTTCCCATGAATATGGTTCCCGCATTATTGAAGCAATGGAAACGAATGTTCCGTTTAAATTTGGCGGGAATGTCTTAAATACTGGCAGACTAATCAGCAACCTTCCGGAGAAAGCGTGTGTTGAGGTGCCGTGTATTGCGGATCGTAGTGGAATTATCCCAACGTATGTAGGTGATCTCCCAGAGCAGCTCGCTGCATTAAACAGAACGAATATTAACACGCAATTACTGACCATTGAAGCAGCAATCACTTTGAAAAAGGAATATATTTATCAAGCCGCTATGCTTGATCCACATACAGCAGCTGAGTTATCAATGGACGATATTATTTCTCTATGTGATGATTTAATTGAAGCTCATGGAGATTGGCTGCCAAATTTTAAAAGTGAAACTAGCATTGCAGTAACGAAATAACTAAAGTTAATATGTTTACAAAGATAGGGACCGGATTTTTTCTAAAGCCGGTCCCTATCTTTATTTGAAAAACTCGAAAGATACTTATTATTTTTCAGGTCTTAAAATTTTTAAATGCAAAGGTAGGAATACGAGAAATACTAATACAAGAAATACTAATACAAAGACAGGTATAGAGTACCAGGTTTTCCACCCTTTGGTCGTCATATAGCCTGTTAGTACAGCGCCCCATTCTAATAGGAAAGAAAGGACTACCCACATCCATTTATACAGAAGAGATTTAGTGTGAATCAAAAAGTTTAGGTAAATCAAGCCGATCGCTGGTGGAATGATCGTCACAAAAAGATAGTCAATAATGTACGTTTTAGAGGAGGGACCGAGTTGAAAGGCTTTTAAAACATCACCTACAAATACATCTCCAAGCCATGTAGCAAATCCAATTATTCCAACGCTAAAATACATTTCCCTTAATGTAAGTCTTTTCGGCATAAAGGAGACAATAAGCACAAAAACGATAATGAGAGTATAAGGATACACAATTTTTCCCACACTTCCTTTTTTGAGAAAATCATAATAATAGCTATTCATTTCCCTTACATTACCGCTGTTATACTATCACTGAAAAAATTAACAATGAATAAAGTCCCTCTTAAAAAAGGGGGGACTATAAAAAATACACTATTTACTTACTTGAATGAAAACTAAATTAATCTAGTTTTGTTGTTGAAGTTTTGAACAAGGAATATGCTTCATTACTAATGTAGACATTATCTTGTTGTATTTGTGCATTGGAATTAGGATTACTTGTTTCAGATGTTTGATTTTGAAGTGCTTGAATTTGTGCCTCTATTTCTGAGATTTGTTTTTTTAATTGTTCCAACTGTTTCTCTTTTTCTTCTTCTTGAATGGTTTCATTTTGCTCGATTTGCGTTTGTTGTGACTGCAATTGTTGTTTTTGACTTTCTAATGTTTTAATTTGATTGGCAACATCAGAGGAACGACTGGTTATTGTAGTAGAACTTGCAGTTGTACTTGAAATAGAATTAATCATGGTTATTTTTCCCTTCATCATAAATAATGAAGAATTATATTATACATTTCTTTATTTTTCCTTAAGATATATTAAAGTAAGGTGGAGTACTTTCCAACAGGACAATAGTATAAAAAAACAACCTAGGATAGATTATTGAATGATAATTGTGAAATGATAGGAGGTGGAAGGATTATGTCAGTTAAAGAGTATTGGAAAGAGATAAACAAAGCGAGCGATAAGGTATCATCATTAATAAATTCCTATTGGCACGAACACTCTAATTGGAATAACTGGCAGTTTTGGATCATTTTAATTTTCTTGATCGTTCCCCTTATTGTCCTGCTGGTAAAACTGGATAAGAATAAGACCCTTCAAATTCTTTTCTTTGGATATACAGTTCACATGCTTTGGACATATACGGAACTTACCCTTATTAGAATGGGATATATGGATCATCATTATTTTATTCTACCATTTTTACCCCAAGCAATTGGGATAACATCTTCTTTTCTTCCAGTTTCTTTTATGTTGCTATACCAATATTGTGTGAAA
Proteins encoded:
- a CDS encoding IS4 family transposase, whose product is MDKITRKTSFGQWFSPINLQLFEETVKTLKLDYYTKKLKTDSFLKLLLFAQLQEVESLHELSDCLFDDQLQKGIDLDSISISQLSRRLNGINPDLFQRLFLDLVAQIHAKTHYTKLIMPLKIIDSSTLPLNLTNHKWAKFRKTKAGVKLHLRLVFMEKGSSYPEKAVLTTAKEHDRGQLEIMVDDKECMYVFDRGYLDYERFDRMTDDGYFFLSRLRKNAVIREVYNFKLPENSAVLSDQMVLIGTTQNRAENYFRLLKVMDSKGNELHLITNRFDLSAEEISEMYKSRWAIELFFKWIKQHLSIKKFYGQSEWAIQNQVFIALIVFCLHVLVQLETRSKRKTLQISRYLRAALWKPAHIWLRKIEGKAIP
- a CDS encoding TraR/DksA C4-type zinc finger protein, translating into MLNKQEMSHFQKILDEQKRDLEVRFEQNDNLDLKHGHYHESVGELSSYDNHPGDEGTELFEREKDIALAEHYHHEYMGVIRALKAIEEGTYGKCTECSQDIPIERLEVIPTTLYCKEHSPDQKISDNRPVEEEILTPPFGKFDMDNKDESVGFDAEDSWQEVASWGTSETPSDFANLVYDDYNDVYTESNENIGYVEDYENFVGVDIEGKNITIYPNEQHKRYEQSLDEEGIMTTFGDLPAYEHEPYVENND
- a CDS encoding LacI family DNA-binding transcriptional regulator — its product is MATIKEIADKSNVSASTVSRVLNNDHTLTVQAKTRERILRVAKELGYETILERRLKQKQQDTKHVGIMLTQSLDEEISDPYFLSIRQGIEMELAHNGIKTATFRLHETEGNQMIEELDGLIVVGRVKESTLKAISRVDNVVYINHSPNEDLYDSVVINFERATEKALRHLLATGYKRIGYIGGKEMEHLKNQKLLSEDKRLTTFERYMKEKNLYDQESIFIGEYTMAQGYQLMKKAIQASKLPEAFFIGSDPMAIGALRALQEANLHVPEDVAIISFDDIEAAKFASTPLTTIRVHTKEMGQTGVKLLLDRLNGRELPLTVTLPTELVIRESCGGK
- a CDS encoding zinc-dependent alcohol dehydrogenase, with product MKAVTYQGIKNVEVKEVEDPKILKPDDMIIKVTSTAICGSDLHLIHGMMPNLQENYIIGHEPMGIVEEVGPGVTKLKKGDRVIIPFNIACGECQYCKSNLESQCDNSNDNGDIGAYFGYSGSAGGYPGGQAEYLRVPFANFTHFKIPETCEEPDEKLTVIADAMTTGFWSVENAGVKEGDTVIVFGCGPVGLFSQKFAWLKGAKRVIAVDYVDYRLQHAKRTNNVEIINFEHIENVGAYLKEITKGGADVVIDAVGMDGKMTDLEFLASGLKLQGGTINALVMAAQAVRKCGTIQITGVYGGRYNSFPLGDIMQRNVNIRSGQAPVIHYMPHMFELVSSGKIDPGDVVSHVLPLSEAKRGYEIFDTKTDNCIKVVLKP
- a CDS encoding Hsp20/alpha crystallin family protein, whose protein sequence is MNDDNWIHLMDEWLKNHFLDPLTSILDETEFRIDVYETEKEYIVEALLPNCLENSIHLSVRKNLLTIKANIQDSGRWEQKQRTIDFPIPITQNPICAIYANQILEIFIRKEKQLNKIQSTTIPIQFL
- a CDS encoding spore coat protein; protein product: MNSIIEYLTGLDVLTDQMIATDLLISAKSGIRNYAMAITETGHPEIKAILARHLDEALDMHEMLSTYMTEKGWYNAWEPKEQMNLNLQNINTAINLPTL
- a CDS encoding spore coat protein: MNHDHLDPINALNMPEIADMTFAMDFLVRAKESVRNIATVLTETASPELRVLLRKQLKQAISMHQEITELMIEKKWFHPHDLSEQYQLDQLSAKNTIMIGNMNLFPVETNRKGMFDRTPDQH